GCCGCGTCTCGCGGCGGAACTGCATCAGGTAGAGCTCGCGGTACATCCCCTCCTGGGCCAGAAGCTCACGGTGGGTGCCGCGCTGCACGATGCGCCCGTCGTTGACGACCAGCACCTGGTCGGCGTTCCGGATCGTCGAGAGGCGATGCGCGATCACGATAGACGTCCGGCCCTGCAGTAGGCGGGCGAGCGCTGCCTGGATCAGCACCTCGGTGCGCGTGTCGACGCTCGCGGTGGCCTCGTCCAGGATCAGGATGCGCGGGTTCGCGAGGACGGCGCGGGCAAAGGCGATGAGCTGGCGCTGGCCCTGGGAGTAGTTCTGGCCGCGCTCGTTGACCTCGGTATCGTAGCCGTTCGGAAGCCGCTCGATGAACTCGTGGGCATTGGCGAGCTTGGCCGCTTCGATCACTTCCTCGTCGGTGGCGTCGAGCCTGCCGAATCGGATGTTGTCCGCGACGGTTCCGCTGAAGAGGAACGGGTCCTGGGGGACGAGGCCCATTTGGCCTCGTAGCGACGCCATGGTGACGCTGCGGATGTCGATACCGTCGATGAGGATCTGGCCGTCGTCGATGTCGTAGAAGCGTGCGAGGAGGCTGGCGATCGACGTCTTCCCAGCGCCCGTCGGACCCACGAGCGCCACCGTCTGACCCGCGTCGGCATGGAAGCTGACGTCCTGCAGCACCGGCACGTCCGCCCGGTAGCTGAAGAACACGTGCCTAAAGTCGATATCGCCATGGATCGGCGGCATCGGCCCCGCGCTAGGCCGGTCGTCGACCGTCAGGGGCTCGTCCAGGAGGTCAAAGATCTTTTCACCCGCCGCCATCGCCTGCTGGAACAGGGTGTAGACCTGCGCCAGCTCCCGAATCGGCTGGAAGAACCGTGTCACATACGTGAGAAACGCGACGACAATGCCGACGGTGATCTCGCCGGAGAGGACCGACTGCGTGCCGATCCAGAGCACGATCGCGGTCGCCAGCATGCCCATGAACTCGACGATCGGCGGGAATGCGCTCGCCAGCCGGACCGCCCAGAGGTTGGCGTCGAGGTTGCCCTGATTCACGAGATTGAAGCGGCTCTCGTTCGTCTGCTCGCGCGTGAAGGCCTGGACCACGCGAACCGCGGACACGTTCTCTTGGAACCCCGCCGCCACGGCGCCGATCGTCTCCCGGGTCTGGAGGTACGCCTTCCGCGCGCTGGCCGTGAAGAGCGCCGTCGCGACGATCATGACCGGCATGACCGAGAGCGTGAAGAGGGCGAGCTTGGGGCTCATCGCGACCATGATGCTGACGATGCCGATGAGAATGAGACAATCGGCCACCACGTTGATGGCGCCCTGCGTGAGCAACTCCTGGAAGACGGCCACGTCGTTGATGATGCGGGACATCGTGATGCCGGACTCGTGCACGTCGTGGTACCCAAGAGGAAGCTGGTTGATCTTGACCAGCAGGTCCGCCCGCATCCGGTTCAGGACGTGCTGGGTGACGTACGCCATCGTGTAGGACTGTTTGGACTGGGAGTAGTAGGACACGGCCAGGGTCAGCGCGTAGGCGATCGAGACGGCCGAGAGCCCCACGGCATCCGGATTCGCGATGATGTACGTGTCGATGGCGACTTTCAGGAGATATGGACCCAGGAGCTGCATGCCCGCCGTGACGACGACCAGGCCCAGCGTCAAGAGGATCTTGGGCTTGTAGTCGCGCAGGTATAGCCACAGCCGCTGCATGACGCGCGGATCGAACACGCGCCCGTCGATGGACGCATGCTGTCGGCCGCCGGCCGGTCCCCAGCCGTGCTCGATGAGGGGGCCGCTCGCGCCGCCGATCATCTACACGTCCCTCTGGCCGCGAGCCTGCTCGAGGGCGCCTCGTCCATTCACGTGCCCGTTGTGTCCGTTGTGGGAAACACCGTTGCCCGAGCCAGGCGCCCCAACGAGCGCCGGCTGCTCTCCGCCCAGGAGGTCGCGCACAGATTCGTCCATGAGCTGGAGTCGATAGATCTCCGCGTAGATGGCGTTGGTCTCCAGCAGCTCGTCGTGCGTCCCGATGCCCGCGACCCGGCCGTGATCGAGGACGATGATCTTGTCCGCGCTCAAGACGGTGCTGACGCGCTGAGCGATCACGAGCGTCGTTCGCCCCTGCATGAGCACGTCGAGAGCCTCGCGGATCAGGGCCTCCGTCTCGGTATCGACGGCGGAGGTGAAGTCGTCGAGGATGAGGATCTTCGGGTCGAGCAGCAGCGCCCGGGCGATCGCGATGCGCTGCTTCTGGCCGCCGGAGAGGGTGACGCCGCGCTCGCCGACGAGCGTGTCGTATCCGTCCGGAAAGCTCGTAATGAAATCGTGGGCCCGCGCGGCTTTCGCCATCGCGATGATCTGCTCGTCGGTGGCATCCGGCAGGCCGAAGGCGATGTTCTCGCGAATCGTGCCGGTGAAGAGGGTCGTGTCCTGAAGGACGATGCCGATCTGCTTCCGAAGGGACGCGATCTGGACGTCGCGGACGTCGTGCCCGTCGATGAGCACGCGCCCGCTGCTGACGTCGTAGAAGCGCGGCACGAGGTTGATGATCGACGTCTTCCCCGATCCCGTCGCCCCGAGGAGCGCCACGATCTGGCCGGGCTGCGCGTCGAAGGTTACGTCGTCCAGCACCTTCGTCCCGCCGTAGTAGCTCAGGCTCACGCGATCGAACTCGACGCGGCCCTCGATCGGAGGAAGCGGCTCTGCGCCCGGTTTGTCGACGACGGTGACCGGCGCGTCCAAGATCTCGAAGATGCGCTCACCCGCCGCGATGGCGCGCGAGGACTGGGCGATCAGGAAGCCGAGCCGGCGGACCGGCCGGATGATGAGCAGCAAGTAGGCGTTGAAGGCCACGAGCTGGCCCACGGTGAGATCGCCGCGAAGGATCAGGATTCCGCCGAACCAGAGAACCACGACGGTGCCGAGGTTGGCCATCACGTCCATCATCGGGTTCGTGTAGGACTGCACGCGCGCCGCGTTGAGGTACTCGTCGAGTAGGTGGTCGTTCTGCTGGTTGAACTTCTCGATGAGGTACGGCTCCCGGGCGAATGCTTTGACGACGCGCGCGCCGGCGAGGTTCTCCTGCACGATGGCAGCCAGGACGGCCAGCTCTTGCTGGATCTGCTGGAACATCGGGCGGACGGTCTTGCTGTACCGCACCACGGTGCGCAAGAACGCCGGGAGGATCAAGATGGAGACGATGGCCAGCTTCCAGTTCGTCACGAAGAGGACGATGGAGATCCCGATGCCGAGGCAGACGAACTGGGCGAGCTGTAGAAAGGAGCGGCCGGTGAACCAGCGGAGCTGCTCCACGTCGCTCGTCGCGCGGGCCATGAGCGCGCCGGACTGCGCCCGATCGTGCCAGCTAAACGAGAGGCGCTGGAGGTGGCGGTAGAGGTCGTTCCGGATGTCGTAGGCGGTGGCTTGGGCGCCGTATTCCGCGAGGTATTGCTGACCAAAGAGGAAGGCCCCCTTGAACGCCGTGAGCCCGACGACCAAGAGCGCGGCGCCCTTGACCAAATCGAGTTGGCTGACCCCCGTTGGGCAGGCGCCGTGAACGGTTCCGGTCGCGCGGATGCCACAGTCGATCACCCGGCGGATCAGCTCGGGCACCGTGAGGTCGACGGCAGTGCTGGCGAGGAGGCAGAGGTACGCGATCGCGAGGGTGAACCAGTACTTGCGACGATAGGCAAGGATCCGGAGAGCGATCGCCATCTATACGAGCGCCTTCTGCCCCACGGGCAGCACCTCTTCTTCGAGGAACGCATCGCGCCGCGGGTCTTCGTGCGTGAGGTCGACGTAGTCGCTGAGGAATTGATCGATGCGATCGCGAAAGCGGCTCAAATGGCGGGCTCGCTTCTGGAGCACGACGCGGCCGGTATCGGTGATCTCGTAGTAGCGGCGTGCAGGGCCGCTTTCTTGAGTGGACCAGTGTGACGCGATGGACCCGGCGTCTTCCAGCGAGCGCAAAACCTTGTAGACGACGGCGGGCTCGCTCGTCGCGCGGCGAAAGCCGTGATCGGCCAGGCGACGGATGAGATCGTAGCCGTAAGACGGTGCGCGGAGCAGCTCGAGGAGCAGGAAGGGCTCGAGGTTCCGACCAATGGTTCCGGACGGGTCCCGACCGTGTGGCTCGCCGGGCTCGCTCATTGGCAAATATCCCCTAAGGATAAATTTCACCTATCGATTGTATCGGCTGGTCCGCCCTGGGGACAATCGCAGTGCCCCGCCACTGTGCCCAGGATCACCGTGGACCAGCTCGTGGATCTGGCCGAATTTCAGGTGCGCTCGTCACAGAGGGTGACTTGATGCCCTGGATTTTTCCGCGGGCGGTTGCCGTGACCAGCCGGCGATGAAGTGGCGGGTCGACGACGCCTGGACGTGATGCTTGCCACGGGCCCGGTTGTGGGTGACGGGCCGGCGATCAAGTGGCGGGTGGACGATGCGACTGGGGCCGCGCAAGCGGCATGCGACGCCGTGCAGTAGCTGGATCGGTCAGGGAGTCGCGGGATGGATCACAGCAGCTCCACCAGCGCCAGCTGACTCCTGAACGCCGAGCTCGCGTCAGCCGCCGCCCACTGCCCCGTCAGCTCCAGCGTCTGGTCTGCGGTGCTGTCGATCGCCAGCGAATCGTCCCCCGATCCCTGCCACAGCGCCGGCCGGCTCGTCGCTGGCGGGTTCCCGACCAGCCCCGCGAACCCCTGGTAGAAGTCCGACCGGCCGAACGTCCGCTGGGCGTTCGTCGCCCCCGCCCCAAAGAGCACCGCCTCCAGCTGCACGATCCCCCGCTGCGTCCCCGACGCGACGGACAAAATCGCGACCATCGCTGTTGTCCCGCCGTATTTCAGCCGCAGCGTCAGGTTCCGCGAGGTCCCCGTGCCCTGCACGACGGTCCCGGCCATCCGCACCCGCAGAACCCCCGCGATCCCCAGCGTGCCGCCAGGCACCATCATGCTGTACAGCGAGGTCTCCGCTGTCGTGTTCCCCACCGTCACCTGGCTCGTCGAGCGTCCCAGGACGGAAATGCCGGAACTCCCGGCTACCGAGCCGGCTGCTTGGACCCAATTGGCTCCGTCGTCCCGGAATAGGGTGCCCCCCGAAGTGTCCGTTTCCAGAAAGAGCCGGCCGTTGGTCCCGGCGGCTGGCCGGCTCGCGTGCGGGCCTGCCATGACGAGACTCATTCCGACGAGCAGCGCGTTCGGGGTGTTGGGATCCGACGCAAGCACCAGCAGGGCTGGAGACAGGGCGGGGTTGGGGTAAGTCCCGGACAGGCCGCCGCCCGCCGCGCCGCTGGGCGGGCCCCCGCCGACCGAGGTGGCCGCGAGCCGCCAGCGGGATGCCCGCCGTCGTATGAGAGGAGGGCGCCCTGGCTTGGCCCGAGCGTGAGGTCGGCGCCCAGCGAGAAGCGGTTAGGGGCGCTGGACCCCGCGCTCTCGGACGCGAGAACAAGAGGATTCGCGCCCACATTAAGGATGATGATGAGCCGTCCGGCCCCGCCACCGGCGAGCCCCGTGAGGCTGCGGGAGGCGTCGGTCGAGAGCCGGAGGGTTGATGCGGCGCCGAGGCCGGTCGGGTCGTAGTTGTTCTGGTCGGCGGAGAACTGCGGGGGCGAGATGATGCCGGTGAGGCCGAAGGCGCTGGAGGCCTGAAGGACGAGCGGGTTCGGGAGGCTGCCAGTGAGGTCGCCTCCCACGGCGGCGCTCTCGCGTCCGTGTCGATGGTCCGAACGGGCGACCGTGGGGGCCGACCCGTCGGCGGGAGTGTCGCCGGGGCCGGATAAACCCGGCGTGCCGAACGCCTCGCGGCCGTGGACGTGGTCGGAGCGGCTCGCGGTGCTGGCCGAGCCCGCCGTCGGCGCGTCGCCGGGCGCGGAGCTGCCCGGGGTGCCGTAGGGAATGGGCACGGACGACCATTTGAGCCCTGCAGCTTGTGTGGCGTCGGCCTGGAGGACTTCCCCGTCCCCTCCGGCGGCAAGACGCGTTGGCGATGCATTGCCATCGGCGACGTAGAGGTCGCCCTTCGTCGTGAGGACGTCCCTGCGGGTGTAGTCGGGCACGTTCCGGAGGCTCGCCGCCGTGAGGACGTGAGTCACCGAGCTTCCATCCTCATGGGCCGCCGCGGTCGTGCCCTCAGCGCCGCGCACCACGGTCCAGGTCGTCGTTCCAGCGCCTGCGGTCACCAGCATGATCTCGGTGTCGATGACGATTCGAAATTGGGCCGCGGGAGGGAAGCCGGAGGCGCTGGCGACGGTGATCGACGTGGCGCCGCCGTCGATGGCGCCCACGAGCGTCGTGCTCGCTCGGTTGGCAAATTGCTCCTCGCTCACCGCTTCCGCCTCCCTTTGTTCCGACCAAATGAGGTACCCAGTTCGATTGGCTCCGGCCCATCCTACTCCGCGCCGTGGGGTGAAACCGGGGGAGTCGGAAAGTGTAACGGGCCGGCACGAGCGAGCGTACGGAACTGGAATCGGTGAGAAATGCGATTGACACCCCGCTCCATGGGCCACGGACCGAGAATAGCCGCGCAGGCTGAGCGCGTGAAGTGGATGCCCTGGCCTGTCCCTCAGGCGGAGCCGGCGGCGAGCGCTAGGGGAGGAGCAAGCCCGTCTGGCCGGACAGCGAGCTGGTGTCTCCGAGAACGGCGCCGGCGTGGTCCACATCGCGCTGAGGGCAGACGGGTTCGTGTTCGAACCAAACCGCCCGTGATGGGGTTGAGCAGGCAATCCCGGTCTTGATCGCCGGTGGAGGGATGCTTTGACGATCTACACAGCGACGTTCGCCGACGGGCAGGTGGCCGGTCAAGCATTGGACGGCCATCCCAATCTCAAGTGGATAACGATCCCGCCCTTGCCGGCGTCCAACCTACAGGCCGTGGACGGATACGCGTACGCGAGCGTCCGGGACGCTGGCGCCGTCGTCCCTATCCCCCACACGTGCGACAACATGCGCATATCGGTGTCGCTCAACATCATAGACCCGTCTGGGCCGTACGCCATAGACATCGTGTGGTGGACGAGCTGGATTCAGATTGGGTCGGGCGGCGTCATCAGGGACGGGTACGACCTTGGAATCTACGACTCGGGGATGGGCCAGTGGGCCGACGGTGACACAGTAACCGTGGGGCTCTGGCACAACACCGCTACCGAGGAGTACGGCTACCACGTGTACCGCAATGGCACGCTGTTTCACACGCGGGTGGACAACGCGGCGCCGCCCTGGGGGCCGGTTGGCTTCAGGTTCCTTGAGTAATGGGTGAAAACGTCCGGGTTTACGACTTCAAAGTCGAGACGTGCGACGACTCCGGCGAGCCCGGCGGACCGCCGCCGAGCGCGGTGTGCGCGGCGCTTGTGGGCACGGACAACGGGCGGATCGTCGAGGTGTTCGAGGACGGCGGTGACGCGGTCAGCTATAGCGGCGGTTCGTTCGGTATCTACGACCTGCTCCCCACGGCAGATGATCCAGCCGACGTGTTCGCTGTTGACTCGACGGCGCCCAGTGCGCTCGCGAGCACGGACGCGGGGGACTCCTGGATAGCGACCGCGAGCGATAGCCTCGATTACGGGACGAATGCCAAAGACGAGGCTGGGAAGCTTTACCGACGCGTGCTGTCTGCGAAGAGTATCGAGACGTCTGACGACGGCGTGGTGTGGACAAGCCTCATCACAGGGCTGGCGAATGGCCCGATGGCGCTCTGGGTCGGGGATAGTCACATCTGGTGGACCGAGAACGCCGACAGCGCCCTGCACCGCGCTGACCTCGATGGGACGAACCAGCAGAGCTATGCGCTCGGACTCCCGACCTATGGCGCGCAGGTCCTGCTCGGTCGTTATGGGGTGCCCAGGCTCGCGCTGTACTCCCATGACGGAACACACGGGGACCTCTCGATCATCGACATCAGCGATCCGGACTCGCCGTCTCTTTCGACCACCAGCGATCCGTTCGACGTAGCGAATAATTTCCTGAATACGGTCATGCCGCTCGGAAACGGGGCTTGGGTCGCTGTTACGTCACAGGTCGATGGAAGCGCTGGCGCGATCTGGCAATCGACCGATGACGCGGTGTCGTGGGGACAGATGGTCGTAGACGCGAGCTTGGGATGGATCAACGGGAATTTCTACTGGTCGCCGATGATCGCGGCGGAGCTTGGTGACGCCAGCGATGTTTGGGCCGGCCTGCTCGTCCCGAATCTCTGGCACTCGACGGACAGCGGGGTGACGTGGACCCAGGTCACGGTGCTAAGCGACCTCGGAGCGAGCGAGGAGTGGACCTCGATCGCCGTCGCATGCACAGGCGCGCCGTCTCCGCCCGTGGAGCCGTGTGTAGCGGAACTGCAGGATCCGACGGTGCAGGCATCCTCCACGGCCGACCCCATCAACACCTGAACGGGCAACTACCGCTACGTGCGCAGCGACCTGGCGATCCCAGGCCGCGGGCCGTCGCCGTCGTTCACTCGCGCCTACAACAGCGTCGATGGACGGGTTGGGCCGATGGGGCCGGGGTGGATGCACAGCTACGAGGTGCGCCTGCGCTCTGACGGGGATGGCACGCAGAACCTCTGCCTCGTGCGGGCCGACGGTCAGCGCGACCACTACGTTCGAAATGCGGACGGCAGCTATAGCGCGCCGCCCGGCGTGCAGGCGCGGCTCGAGCAACGCCCGGATGGAAGCTTTGCCGTCACGCTCTTCGACCAAACGGTCCAGCGGTTTGACGCGCTGGGGAATCTCAGCGCCATCGTCGATCGGTTTGGCAACCAATCGACGCTCGCCTACAACGGGCTGGGCCAGCTCGTGTCGATCTCCGACCCGGCCGGACGGGGCGCGCTCAGCCTCGCGTATGACGCGATAACCGGGCTGCTCGCGAGCGTGACGGACTGGGCGGGGCGAATGGTGCAGTACGGCTACGACGGACAGGGGCGGCTCGCGACGGTGACCGACCGGGAGGGGAAGGTCACGACGTTTGCCTACGACGGGGGGAGCCAGCGGCTCGCCAGCATCACCGATGCGAACGGCCACGTGGCCGTCGGTATGACGTACGACGCGGAGGGGCGGGTGGCCACCCAGCAGGACGCGAAGGGGATCAGCACGGGCGAGATGACGACGCTGGCGTACGTGGTGAACCCGGACGGGACGCAGACGACCACGGTCACGTACCCGGCCACGTCGTTCGAGCCGAGCTGGCATCCGCTGCAGATTGACACCTTCGACGCCCAGCATCGGGTCGTCGAGCACGTGGTGAAGCCGACGTCGAATCCGGCCGAGGACGTGGTGGAGCAGTACAGCTACGACGCCAGTGGGTTTCGGGAGTCGGTGACCGATGGACGGGGGAACACGTGGCGCTTCTGCTACGACGTCGATTTCGCAGGGAACCCGATGCCAGGGAGTCGGGGGAACCTGACGCGGCGGATCGCGCCGGCGCCGAGCCCGGGTGGGGGTCCGCTGGTGACGCTGTATCGGTACGACGAGCGGAACAACCTGGTGCAGATCATTCCGCCGAAGGGGGTGGGAAACGGCGCGGCGGTGGACTGTACGACGGACCTGTCCGGGGTGATCGACCTCGGGTTCGCGACGGACCTGGCGTATGACGGGAGCGGGAGCATGCTGCTCTCGGTCACCCGGCGGTACAGCGATCCGGAGCAGGGGCCGCAGACGGCCGTGACGAAGTTTGAGTATGGGGACCCGAACAACCCTGGGCTCGTGACGCGGGTGATTCCGCCGCGGGGGAACACGGGGCCGACGCCGGATTACGCGTACGCCACCACTTTTGCCTACT
This Chloroflexota bacterium DNA region includes the following protein-coding sequences:
- a CDS encoding ABC transporter ATP-binding protein, encoding MIGGASGPLIEHGWGPAGGRQHASIDGRVFDPRVMQRLWLYLRDYKPKILLTLGLVVVTAGMQLLGPYLLKVAIDTYIIANPDAVGLSAVSIAYALTLAVSYYSQSKQSYTMAYVTQHVLNRMRADLLVKINQLPLGYHDVHESGITMSRIINDVAVFQELLTQGAINVVADCLILIGIVSIMVAMSPKLALFTLSVMPVMIVATALFTASARKAYLQTRETIGAVAAGFQENVSAVRVVQAFTREQTNESRFNLVNQGNLDANLWAVRLASAFPPIVEFMGMLATAIVLWIGTQSVLSGEITVGIVVAFLTYVTRFFQPIRELAQVYTLFQQAMAAGEKIFDLLDEPLTVDDRPSAGPMPPIHGDIDFRHVFFSYRADVPVLQDVSFHADAGQTVALVGPTGAGKTSIASLLARFYDIDDGQILIDGIDIRSVTMASLRGQMGLVPQDPFLFSGTVADNIRFGRLDATDEEVIEAAKLANAHEFIERLPNGYDTEVNERGQNYSQGQRQLIAFARAVLANPRILILDEATASVDTRTEVLIQAALARLLQGRTSIVIAHRLSTIRNADQVLVVNDGRIVQRGTHRELLAQEGMYRELYLMQFRRETRQPGALPEELAPSA
- a CDS encoding ABC transporter ATP-binding protein, producing the protein MAIALRILAYRRKYWFTLAIAYLCLLASTAVDLTVPELIRRVIDCGIRATGTVHGACPTGVSQLDLVKGAALLVVGLTAFKGAFLFGQQYLAEYGAQATAYDIRNDLYRHLQRLSFSWHDRAQSGALMARATSDVEQLRWFTGRSFLQLAQFVCLGIGISIVLFVTNWKLAIVSILILPAFLRTVVRYSKTVRPMFQQIQQELAVLAAIVQENLAGARVVKAFAREPYLIEKFNQQNDHLLDEYLNAARVQSYTNPMMDVMANLGTVVVLWFGGILILRGDLTVGQLVAFNAYLLLIIRPVRRLGFLIAQSSRAIAAGERIFEILDAPVTVVDKPGAEPLPPIEGRVEFDRVSLSYYGGTKVLDDVTFDAQPGQIVALLGATGSGKTSIINLVPRFYDVSSGRVLIDGHDVRDVQIASLRKQIGIVLQDTTLFTGTIRENIAFGLPDATDEQIIAMAKAARAHDFITSFPDGYDTLVGERGVTLSGGQKQRIAIARALLLDPKILILDDFTSAVDTETEALIREALDVLMQGRTTLVIAQRVSTVLSADKIIVLDHGRVAGIGTHDELLETNAIYAEIYRLQLMDESVRDLLGGEQPALVGAPGSGNGVSHNGHNGHVNGRGALEQARGQRDV
- a CDS encoding PadR family transcriptional regulator, with protein sequence MSEPGEPHGRDPSGTIGRNLEPFLLLELLRAPSYGYDLIRRLADHGFRRATSEPAVVYKVLRSLEDAGSIASHWSTQESGPARRYYEITDTGRVVLQKRARHLSRFRDRIDQFLSDYVDLTHEDPRRDAFLEEEVLPVGQKALV